The following coding sequences are from one Fimbriimonadaceae bacterium window:
- a CDS encoding ABC transporter permease, which produces MKRTPLWLSWLAGSPLLAFLLLPVLVLAARADLPGLGRQLATEATQAAMGVSLRTSAACMVVVLVFGTPLAMALSRGTGRLSSAARSLVALPVVLPPAAAGIALLLTFGRAGALGEWLSSHGVVVAFQPAAVVMAQVFVASSFYVLQAESAFATRDVSLEENAVIDGCSPVQVAWWVTLPLCGPQLLSGAMLAWARALGEFGATILFAGSMMGSTRTMPLAIFLGFETDLRQAEGLSVVLVVVAAVVLALSGFVSGQRRALV; this is translated from the coding sequence GTGAAGCGAACACCCCTCTGGCTGTCTTGGCTGGCAGGCTCGCCGCTCCTGGCGTTTCTCCTTTTGCCGGTGCTCGTCTTGGCGGCGCGGGCCGACCTGCCGGGCCTTGGCCGACAGTTGGCGACGGAGGCGACCCAGGCCGCCATGGGGGTGAGCCTACGGACGTCGGCCGCGTGCATGGTGGTGGTGCTCGTCTTCGGCACACCGCTCGCCATGGCGCTTTCGAGAGGCACGGGACGGCTTTCCTCGGCGGCCCGTTCGTTGGTCGCTCTGCCGGTAGTCTTGCCTCCCGCCGCGGCAGGGATCGCGCTCCTGCTCACCTTTGGTCGGGCGGGTGCCCTGGGGGAGTGGCTAAGTTCGCACGGTGTCGTCGTCGCGTTTCAGCCCGCCGCCGTCGTCATGGCACAGGTGTTTGTCGCTTCGTCATTCTATGTGCTGCAGGCTGAGTCCGCGTTTGCGACCAGGGACGTCTCGCTGGAGGAAAACGCCGTGATCGACGGTTGTTCCCCGGTGCAGGTGGCGTGGTGGGTCACCCTCCCTCTATGCGGCCCGCAATTGCTTTCGGGGGCGATGCTCGCTTGGGCACGGGCACTCGGCGAGTTTGGCGCGACGATCCTGTTCGCGGGGAGCATGATGGGGTCGACGAGGACCATGCCCCTGGCGATCTTCCTGGGTTTCGAGACAGACCTGCGTCAGGCCGAGGGTCTGTCGGTGGTGCTGGTCGTTGTCGCCGCCGTCGTCCTTGCCCTGAGCGGCTTTGTGTCGGGCCAGCGCCGTGCCTTGGTTTGA
- the modA gene encoding molybdate ABC transporter substrate-binding protein, translating into MSVVLFAASLSRAEPEAHAPTTLTVFAAASLHESFEAIGEQFERSNPGVKVVCSFAGSQQLAAQIRNGAPADVFASADSRNMAKLSDMVDPPTMFATNRLVVVTPPRSTTVTDLRSLVRAKHLVVAADAVPAGKYTRTMLDSASKVFGAGWLNDVLGHVVSQEQDVRSVLAKVQLGEADAGVVYATDARKGGSKVRTVAVPDTMSPVAEYPVSAVRTSGRLAVAREFVRFLLSGMSQSILRDHGFGAPLASRVQSRR; encoded by the coding sequence TTGAGCGTCGTCCTGTTTGCGGCGTCCCTGTCGAGGGCAGAGCCTGAAGCCCACGCTCCCACCACGCTGACCGTCTTCGCCGCAGCGTCCTTGCACGAGTCCTTTGAAGCGATTGGCGAGCAGTTTGAGCGGTCAAACCCGGGAGTGAAGGTCGTCTGCTCGTTTGCGGGAAGCCAACAGCTGGCGGCCCAGATCCGGAACGGTGCGCCCGCGGACGTCTTTGCCAGCGCAGACTCGCGCAACATGGCGAAGTTGTCCGACATGGTCGACCCGCCCACCATGTTCGCGACAAACCGGTTGGTCGTCGTGACGCCGCCACGTTCGACCACCGTCACCGACCTCAGGAGCCTTGTCCGGGCCAAGCACCTGGTCGTCGCCGCCGACGCGGTGCCGGCGGGGAAGTACACCCGGACGATGCTGGACTCGGCCAGCAAGGTCTTCGGGGCGGGTTGGCTGAATGACGTGCTCGGCCATGTGGTGTCGCAGGAGCAGGACGTCCGGTCGGTCTTGGCGAAAGTCCAGCTGGGCGAGGCTGACGCGGGGGTCGTCTACGCCACCGACGCCCGCAAGGGCGGCTCCAAGGTGCGGACTGTCGCGGTCCCCGACACGATGAGCCCGGTCGCCGAGTATCCTGTCTCGGCGGTCAGGACGAGCGGACGCCTCGCGGTGGCGAGAGAGTTTGTCCGGTTCCTTCTCAGCGGGATGTCGCAGTCTATCCTTCGGGACCATGGCTTCGGCGCCCCGCTCGCGAGCCGTGTCCAGTCCAGACGATGA
- a CDS encoding helix-turn-helix transcriptional regulator — translation MNAKDIGDMIRQRRKLLKITQSDVARLASCSKPSVIAAESGKPTLRLEILLSILHVLGLSIHLNDVGAGRK, via the coding sequence ATGAATGCAAAGGACATCGGGGATATGATTCGACAGCGCCGTAAACTGCTGAAGATCACTCAGAGCGACGTCGCTCGCCTCGCGTCTTGCTCCAAGCCTTCGGTGATCGCTGCTGAAAGCGGAAAACCGACGCTTCGCCTCGAGATCCTGCTTTCGATCCTCCACGTGTTGGGCTTGTCAATTCACTTGAATGATGTAGGGGCCGGGCGCAAATAA
- a CDS encoding HipA domain-containing protein, producing the protein MADADVYQGSQLVGHLERLSTGVRLSFVEGVSLRQGWLATTLPHETADFIDLPSFFMNLLPEGARLQLLLESSRSRDDSLELLMRVGWDTIGDVAVVPEGRSPEDQVARVKATDLGNVSFWQLFHTGVTEYPDSAVPGVQEKISASTVAFGVRAAGIPSAILKLNPPKYPRLVHNEEFFLRMAKACRLEVNRAEVVHDRDGEPGLLVTRFDRAKRGGEKLHQEDGCQLLNSPPAHKYHPPLRAIADRVADVCTSGVVEVERLLRLTAFSYLIGNCDLHAKNISVLWDDVVRLSPGYDLLSTLPYAFLDRHMALKLQGKDDNLRKGDFVDFGKIYGLSDKAILQMLDTLCDHAEPWISRVPEIGFDLETTEALQREIAKRISQLRK; encoded by the coding sequence ATGGCCGATGCAGACGTCTATCAGGGAAGTCAGTTAGTTGGCCATCTGGAGAGGCTGTCAACCGGTGTCCGGCTGTCGTTTGTCGAGGGAGTGTCGCTTCGACAGGGTTGGCTGGCCACTACATTGCCACATGAAACGGCGGACTTCATCGACCTGCCCTCCTTCTTTATGAACCTTCTTCCCGAAGGCGCGCGGCTCCAACTACTGCTTGAAAGCTCGAGATCGCGTGACGACTCGCTCGAACTACTGATGCGGGTCGGTTGGGACACGATTGGAGATGTAGCCGTCGTACCGGAAGGCAGATCTCCAGAAGATCAAGTAGCGCGAGTCAAAGCTACCGACCTCGGCAACGTCAGCTTCTGGCAGCTCTTCCACACGGGAGTTACTGAGTATCCGGACAGTGCAGTTCCCGGAGTACAAGAAAAGATATCTGCATCTACTGTCGCATTTGGTGTGAGGGCAGCAGGCATTCCGTCAGCAATCTTGAAGCTGAATCCGCCTAAGTATCCTCGACTTGTTCATAACGAGGAGTTCTTCCTGCGCATGGCAAAAGCATGTCGCCTTGAGGTCAATCGAGCCGAGGTTGTTCACGACCGTGACGGAGAGCCTGGGTTGCTGGTCACCCGGTTCGACCGAGCGAAACGCGGGGGCGAGAAGTTGCACCAAGAGGACGGATGTCAGCTACTGAACAGCCCGCCCGCGCACAAATATCATCCACCCTTGCGAGCTATTGCCGATCGGGTGGCTGACGTTTGCACCTCAGGAGTCGTTGAAGTTGAGCGATTGCTGCGTCTCACCGCCTTCAGCTATCTCATCGGCAACTGTGATCTGCATGCGAAGAACATCAGCGTGCTGTGGGATGACGTCGTGCGCCTGAGTCCGGGATATGACCTGCTGAGCACACTTCCCTACGCGTTCTTGGATCGTCACATGGCTTTGAAGCTCCAAGGTAAGGATGATAATTTACGCAAGGGAGATTTTGTTGACTTCGGCAAAATCTACGGTCTATCAGACAAGGCAATTCTGCAAATGCTCGACACCCTCTGCGATCACGCTGAACCTTGGATCAGTCGAGTACCCGAAATCGGTTTTGACCTCGAAACGACGGAAGCCTTACAACGGGAGATCGCCAAACGCATCTCGCAATTGCGGAAGTAA
- a CDS encoding SDR family oxidoreductase, which translates to MHRVVVVTGAAKGIGRAIAEAFAQGPWDVARLDIDAEGLREAEGPAWAVDVGDYAAMERVVGEVVRDLGMPAAIVNNAGVIHRSSVLDTDPETFHQVVDTNLGGVFSGSRIMARHWVDAGVGGHIVNISSGHAKIGGYNRSAYAASKAAIEAFTRNCAVELGQYGIYVNAVAPGFTFTEMSRNSLVGERLKMVERRLPIRRVAEAAEVAAAVVSLVEGRVPYMTGQVLQIDGGWSNSDVDYARLMPED; encoded by the coding sequence GTGCACCGCGTGGTAGTCGTGACGGGGGCGGCGAAGGGGATCGGCCGGGCCATCGCCGAGGCGTTCGCCCAGGGGCCATGGGACGTCGCCCGGCTCGACATTGATGCCGAGGGCTTACGCGAAGCGGAGGGCCCGGCCTGGGCGGTCGACGTCGGTGACTACGCGGCCATGGAAAGGGTGGTCGGCGAAGTCGTCCGCGACCTCGGCATGCCCGCCGCCATCGTCAACAACGCCGGGGTCATCCATCGCAGTAGCGTGCTGGACACCGACCCCGAGACGTTCCACCAGGTCGTGGACACCAACTTGGGCGGCGTGTTCTCGGGAAGCCGGATCATGGCCAGACACTGGGTGGACGCGGGCGTGGGCGGCCACATCGTCAATATCTCCTCGGGCCATGCCAAGATCGGCGGTTACAACCGCTCGGCTTATGCGGCGAGCAAGGCCGCCATCGAGGCCTTCACGCGGAACTGCGCCGTCGAACTGGGGCAGTACGGCATCTATGTCAACGCGGTAGCCCCCGGCTTCACGTTCACCGAAATGAGCCGCAACTCTTTGGTCGGTGAACGCCTGAAGATGGTGGAGCGCCGCCTGCCGATCCGCCGCGTCGCCGAGGCCGCCGAGGTGGCCGCGGCCGTCGTGTCGCTCGTCGAAGGCCGAGTGCCCTACATGACCGGTCAGGTGCTGCAGATCGACGGTGGCTGGAGCAACAGCGACGTGGACTATGCGCGCCTCATGCCCGAAGACTGA
- a CDS encoding HDIG domain-containing protein, translating to MRTVPVPAVARTVAQALHGTAFEGRVHMVGGAVRDLLLGMPAPKDVDLVVEGDATALAQTLWERGVAEHPPTLYANFGTAQVKVEGVVVEAVTARKESYRGDSRKPTVEPASLLEDAQRRDFTVNALLLDPETGEVTDPLGQGLADLESRTLRTPLGPAETFSQDPLRMLRAVRFRWQVGLTPAPGLVEAVRESAPRLAIISVERIAAELGTMLGRTTASDALRDLMDWGLLDQFWPEFGATRGVDQGSYHHLDVWEHTLLVVRSAQIDDLVTNLGCLFHDVGKPATRSVEPGGKVRFFDHENVGAETAREMLQRLRFPGETVTRVCRLVKNHMRLGSAAVFTPSAARRVVRDLGEDVGRLLDLVDADVRSLRPGVDVHLNLGKVRQTVAMVQQATPADRLVSPLDGREIMAVAGVGPGPEVAHLKRRLTEEVLEGRIQTGDKAAARAFLRSIKSN from the coding sequence ATGAGGACCGTGCCCGTCCCCGCGGTGGCCCGTACCGTCGCACAGGCCCTGCATGGCACGGCGTTCGAGGGCAGAGTCCACATGGTGGGGGGTGCCGTGCGCGACCTGCTGCTTGGCATGCCTGCCCCAAAGGACGTGGACCTGGTCGTCGAAGGCGACGCGACGGCTTTGGCCCAGACCTTGTGGGAACGAGGGGTGGCCGAGCACCCGCCCACCCTGTACGCAAACTTCGGCACCGCCCAAGTCAAGGTGGAAGGGGTCGTCGTCGAAGCGGTGACCGCCCGAAAGGAGTCATACCGGGGTGACTCGCGCAAACCCACGGTCGAACCCGCGTCGCTCCTGGAAGACGCCCAGCGGCGCGATTTCACCGTCAACGCCTTGCTCTTAGACCCGGAAACGGGCGAGGTAACCGACCCTCTGGGCCAAGGCTTGGCCGACTTGGAGTCCCGGACCCTGCGCACTCCCCTCGGACCGGCCGAGACGTTCAGCCAAGACCCACTCCGCATGCTCCGGGCGGTCAGGTTCCGGTGGCAGGTCGGCCTGACACCAGCCCCTGGCCTGGTCGAGGCGGTGCGTGAGTCCGCGCCTCGACTGGCGATCATCAGCGTCGAGCGAATTGCCGCAGAGCTCGGCACGATGCTGGGCCGGACAACCGCGTCCGACGCGCTCCGTGACCTGATGGACTGGGGTCTGCTCGACCAGTTCTGGCCCGAGTTCGGGGCGACGCGAGGCGTCGACCAAGGCTCCTACCACCACCTCGACGTATGGGAGCACACGTTGTTGGTCGTCCGGTCGGCCCAGATCGACGACCTGGTCACGAACCTGGGTTGCCTGTTCCACGACGTCGGTAAACCGGCGACGCGGAGCGTCGAGCCGGGAGGCAAAGTGCGCTTCTTCGACCACGAGAACGTCGGGGCGGAGACGGCCCGGGAGATGCTGCAACGACTCCGGTTCCCCGGCGAGACGGTCACCCGCGTCTGCCGCCTCGTCAAGAACCACATGAGGCTGGGGTCCGCGGCCGTCTTCACCCCGTCGGCGGCCCGGCGGGTGGTCCGCGACCTTGGAGAAGACGTGGGGCGCCTCCTGGACTTGGTCGACGCCGACGTGCGTTCCCTCCGTCCAGGGGTGGACGTGCACTTGAACTTAGGGAAAGTGCGCCAGACCGTCGCCATGGTGCAGCAGGCGACACCGGCCGACCGCCTTGTCAGCCCCCTGGACGGCCGCGAGATCATGGCTGTCGCTGGGGTCGGGCCCGGCCCTGAAGTCGCCCACCTGAAGCGTCGCCTGACCGAAGAGGTGCTCGAGGGGCGCATCCAGACCGGAGACAAGGCGGCGGCCAGGGCGTTTTTGCGGTCGATCAAGTCAAACTGA
- a CDS encoding AI-2E family transporter has translation MGPRERQSGQRFLFWGFVVAVIVLGALIVAPFVPALTLATVLAVLLAPWRDRLLARGKSVTASSLVPVLLATALVFTPLVTAVGVAGAQAFGYVQSLSDDPAESETTPVLDRIAADMDHTLAPVFKQVGASNFSVQAWLAENRPQLIQTVRGPVVDGLGRFLNGILQVVVAVMTAFFGLRDGKNLVGPVCECVPLPPEQTREILNRTAQTIRSVFVGVVAVAFVQGALAGVAYLVAGVHGWLLWTLATCFFAMVPLLGPPIVYVPVAAFLAVQGRVGPAVGVLAWGFLVVSNIDNFLRPLIVGAQTKLHPMAIFFALVGGVLFMGPSGLMAGPVVLTLLIGLSEIVREVKSNQTQPVDSPA, from the coding sequence ATGGGACCCCGCGAACGCCAGTCCGGCCAAAGGTTCTTGTTCTGGGGATTTGTCGTCGCCGTCATCGTGCTGGGTGCGCTCATTGTCGCGCCGTTTGTGCCTGCGTTGACTCTGGCGACCGTCCTCGCCGTTCTGCTGGCCCCTTGGCGAGACCGACTCCTGGCCAGGGGCAAATCGGTCACCGCGTCGTCGCTCGTCCCCGTCCTGCTTGCCACCGCCTTGGTGTTCACGCCGCTTGTCACCGCGGTCGGGGTGGCCGGTGCCCAGGCATTCGGCTACGTCCAGTCGCTCAGCGACGACCCTGCCGAGAGCGAGACGACACCGGTCCTCGACCGGATCGCCGCCGATATGGACCACACTCTGGCCCCGGTGTTCAAGCAGGTCGGGGCATCGAACTTCTCCGTCCAGGCCTGGCTTGCCGAGAACCGACCGCAACTCATCCAGACCGTCCGCGGCCCGGTGGTCGACGGGTTAGGCCGGTTCCTCAACGGAATCTTGCAAGTCGTCGTCGCGGTGATGACCGCATTCTTCGGCCTGCGCGACGGCAAAAACCTGGTCGGGCCGGTTTGCGAGTGCGTCCCCCTGCCCCCTGAGCAGACCCGGGAGATCCTCAACCGGACAGCCCAGACGATCCGGTCGGTCTTCGTCGGCGTCGTCGCGGTCGCGTTCGTCCAAGGGGCGTTGGCCGGGGTCGCCTATCTGGTCGCCGGCGTGCACGGCTGGTTGCTGTGGACCTTGGCCACGTGCTTCTTTGCCATGGTCCCCCTCTTGGGCCCGCCGATCGTCTACGTGCCCGTCGCCGCTTTCCTTGCCGTGCAGGGACGGGTCGGCCCCGCCGTCGGCGTCTTGGCGTGGGGGTTCCTCGTCGTCTCCAACATCGACAACTTTCTGCGCCCACTGATTGTAGGGGCCCAAACCAAGCTCCATCCCATGGCGATCTTCTTCGCCCTTGTCGGCGGGGTGCTGTTCATGGGGCCCAGTGGTCTGATGGCCGGTCCGGTGGTGCTCACTCTCCTCATCGGGCTCTCCGAGATAGTCCGTGAGGTCAAGTCGAACCAAACCCAGCCGGTAGACTCGCCCGCATGA
- a CDS encoding DUF2961 domain-containing protein, with protein sequence MSHGPLAHISTIVNARSKRVSSYDRSGGNGDNIQVPVGETAVLADIKGAGTIKHIWITIASKDELHRRNLVLRMYWDGQSHPSVEAPIGEFFGQGWGLKYNFVSLPLAAAPAGGNALVSYFPMPFGDGARVTVENQGTEPVDAFYYYIDYEEHETTPADQGRFHAWYHQEMTSPESTAGDVENEWEIFDTFAKNPSDKHNYLFMEASGAGHFVGVNYYINCPTPVWYGEGDDMFLVDGEPWPGSAHGTGTEDYFNQSWCPDEVYLHPYFGTARAPGRGNDDPRCGWLGRTHVYRFHLEDPVRFKKSLRASIEHGHANCLTLDLASVAYWYQTLPSAPFPPLPSAEERKPRPTVGAVDMHRWRDSWRREKGSGERYGNEK encoded by the coding sequence ATGAGCCACGGCCCTCTGGCCCACATCAGCACGATCGTCAACGCCCGCTCCAAGCGCGTCTCCAGCTACGACCGTAGCGGCGGAAACGGAGACAACATTCAGGTTCCCGTCGGGGAGACCGCCGTCTTGGCGGACATCAAGGGCGCCGGGACGATCAAGCACATATGGATCACGATCGCCAGCAAGGACGAACTCCATCGCCGTAACCTCGTGTTGCGCATGTATTGGGACGGGCAGAGCCACCCGTCGGTGGAAGCCCCGATCGGGGAGTTCTTCGGCCAGGGCTGGGGTCTCAAGTACAACTTCGTGTCGTTGCCTCTGGCCGCCGCCCCGGCAGGCGGCAACGCCCTTGTCAGCTACTTCCCGATGCCGTTTGGCGACGGGGCCCGGGTGACGGTCGAGAACCAGGGCACCGAACCGGTCGACGCCTTCTACTACTACATCGACTACGAGGAGCATGAAACGACACCGGCCGACCAAGGCCGGTTCCACGCGTGGTACCACCAAGAGATGACCAGCCCGGAAAGCACGGCTGGCGACGTCGAGAACGAGTGGGAGATCTTCGACACCTTTGCCAAGAACCCCTCGGACAAGCACAACTACCTCTTCATGGAGGCGTCCGGGGCGGGGCACTTTGTCGGTGTCAACTACTACATCAACTGTCCGACACCGGTCTGGTACGGCGAGGGGGACGACATGTTCCTGGTCGACGGCGAGCCGTGGCCCGGCAGTGCCCACGGCACCGGCACCGAGGACTACTTCAACCAGTCGTGGTGCCCTGACGAGGTGTACCTCCACCCCTATTTCGGCACGGCCCGCGCCCCTGGCCGGGGTAACGACGACCCCCGATGCGGCTGGCTTGGGCGGACCCACGTCTACCGGTTCCACCTGGAAGACCCTGTCCGGTTCAAGAAGTCCTTGCGGGCGAGTATCGAGCACGGTCACGCCAACTGTCTGACCCTGGACTTGGCAAGCGTGGCGTATTGGTACCAGACCTTGCCTTCCGCACCGTTCCCGCCCCTACCGTCCGCCGAGGAACGCAAGCCGCGTCCGACCGTCGGGGCGGTGGACATGCACCGGTGGCGCGACTCTTGGCGGCGTGAGAAGGGCTCGGGCGAGCGCTACGGGAACGAGAAGTAA